A stretch of the Crocinitomicaceae bacterium genome encodes the following:
- the thrS gene encoding threonine--tRNA ligase — protein sequence MIQVTLPDGTVREYQQGATALDVALSISEGLARNVLAAEVNGEIIDATRTLPEKSVLKLLTWNDDGGKMAMWHSSAHLMAEAIEALFPGVKLAIGPPIEDGFYYDIDLGEHSITDAHLPEIEKKMMELASQKNPYIRKEISKADAIKYFTEKADPYKLELIDGLADGTITFYTQGNFTDLCRGPHIPNTGFIKAVKLMSIAGAYWRGDEKNKQLTRVYGITFPKAKELADYLTMLEEAKKRDHRKLGKELELFTFSQKVGMGLPLWLPKGAQLRERLENFLKKAQRKAGYQQVITPHIGGKELYITSGHFAKYGADSFRAITTPNEGEEFMLKPMNCPHHCEIYKSKPRSYKDLPIRFAEFGTVYRYEQSGELHGLTRVRGFTQDDAHLFCTQDQVKEEFKNVIDLVLYIFKTLKFENYQAQISLRDPNNPDKYIGSDENWNKAEQAIIEAAAEKGLKTVVEYGEAAFYGPKLDFMVKDALNREWQLGTIQVDYNLPERFELEYIGSDNERHRPVMIHRAPFGSMERFVAVLIEHCAGKFPLWLTSDQVAVLPISEKYNDYAQKVLDFLNNYDIRGFVDERNEKIGKKIRDNEVKKIPFMLIVGEKEAEAGEVGVRKQAEGDLGSMTQQAFADFLTKEIEKELN from the coding sequence ATGATTCAAGTTACTTTACCTGACGGAACTGTCAGAGAATACCAACAAGGCGCTACAGCATTAGATGTGGCATTAAGCATTAGTGAAGGATTAGCGCGCAACGTGCTTGCTGCTGAAGTAAACGGTGAAATAATTGATGCAACGCGCACCTTGCCTGAAAAATCAGTATTAAAATTACTTACCTGGAATGATGATGGGGGTAAAATGGCAATGTGGCATTCATCTGCTCACTTGATGGCTGAGGCAATTGAAGCACTTTTTCCGGGTGTAAAACTTGCTATTGGCCCACCTATTGAAGATGGCTTTTATTATGACATTGATTTAGGTGAACATTCAATTACTGACGCTCACTTACCTGAAATTGAGAAAAAGATGATGGAACTAGCTTCTCAGAAGAATCCGTACATCAGAAAAGAAATTTCCAAAGCAGATGCAATTAAGTATTTTACTGAAAAAGCTGACCCGTATAAACTTGAATTGATAGATGGTTTGGCTGATGGTACAATCACCTTTTATACTCAGGGAAATTTTACTGACTTGTGTCGGGGTCCACATATACCAAACACCGGATTTATTAAGGCAGTGAAGTTGATGTCAATTGCCGGTGCATACTGGCGAGGCGATGAAAAAAATAAACAACTTACCCGCGTGTATGGTATCACTTTTCCTAAAGCTAAAGAACTAGCTGATTATTTAACTATGCTTGAAGAAGCAAAGAAAAGAGATCATAGAAAATTAGGGAAAGAACTTGAATTATTTACCTTTTCACAAAAAGTTGGAATGGGGCTGCCGCTATGGCTTCCTAAAGGAGCTCAACTGCGTGAAAGGTTAGAGAATTTTTTGAAAAAAGCACAACGAAAAGCAGGTTATCAGCAAGTAATTACTCCGCATATTGGAGGCAAAGAATTGTACATTACTTCAGGACATTTTGCAAAATACGGAGCTGATTCGTTCAGAGCCATTACAACTCCCAATGAAGGCGAAGAGTTTATGCTCAAACCGATGAACTGTCCGCATCACTGTGAAATTTATAAGAGCAAACCAAGAAGTTATAAAGATCTGCCGATACGATTTGCAGAGTTTGGAACTGTGTATCGTTATGAGCAAAGTGGCGAACTACATGGGTTAACTAGGGTAAGAGGATTTACGCAGGACGACGCCCATTTGTTTTGCACGCAAGATCAGGTGAAAGAGGAATTCAAAAACGTGATTGATTTGGTTTTGTATATATTCAAGACACTGAAGTTTGAAAATTATCAGGCTCAAATTTCATTGCGTGATCCAAATAATCCGGATAAATATATTGGAAGTGATGAGAACTGGAACAAGGCAGAACAAGCCATCATTGAAGCCGCTGCAGAGAAAGGATTAAAAACAGTAGTTGAATATGGTGAAGCTGCGTTTTACGGCCCTAAACTTGATTTCATGGTAAAAGATGCCTTGAATCGTGAGTGGCAGCTAGGAACCATTCAAGTAGATTATAATTTACCTGAACGCTTTGAGCTTGAGTATATTGGTTCAGATAATGAAAGACATCGTCCGGTGATGATTCACCGAGCGCCTTTTGGATCAATGGAACGCTTTGTGGCCGTGTTGATAGAGCATTGTGCCGGAAAGTTCCCACTGTGGCTGACTTCAGACCAAGTAGCGGTGCTGCCAATCAGCGAAAAATATAATGATTACGCACAAAAAGTTTTAGATTTCTTAAATAATTACGATATTCGCGGCTTCGTTGACGAAAGGAACGAAAAAATTGGAAAGAAAATTCGAGACAACGAAGTGAAGAAAATACCCTTCATGTTAATTGTTGGGGAAAAAGAAGCAGAAGCAGGTGAGGTTGGTGTTAGAAAACAAGCAGAGGGAGATTTAGGAAGTATGACACAGCAGGCATTTGCAGATTTTCTGACCAAAGAAATAGAAAAAGAATTGAATTAG
- a CDS encoding PKD domain-containing protein, whose amino-acid sequence MKKTALSVITSFICLLLFEQIMYAACPQVNASFTTSQTNICGPGAQVISFVNTSTGANNATADYEWFLNGVSFDNTTGLAAPSTSTISAVGTYTFMLVASDASVPCTDTATVVVTIYPTPNANFTFNPNNDCGGLPVTFTNSSTGTTGSTTYQWNFGDGNTATTTNATHTYTAGGTYNVTLTQTNGPGCTNTETHAVTNLPIPAVSISGVDADGDLTNCLLPADPSTSEIVTFSNFTTGGVSYTWDFGDGTPPFTTASLADIPHTYTSYGTYTVTMTATHANGCTSTATLTVVFEKYVSAAMTLDITEYSGCAPHDLSTLTNLSVNANSYTWNFGDGTIITTNSAVPPTHFYTTSGTYTISLTAINSCNMANATISPIVIVAGPNANFSTSLGGSAGCAPQNVTYANSSTGTSPANNYQWNMGNGNTYTNMINPPVQTYTNSGVYTISLIAGNACGTDTITANITIDTIPVVDIVSTPVDGCSPLVVSTVNNSYAPPINYAWYVDGVYVGNMANLPNQIFTNTGSFSPVNHTIQLNGSNHCGSDVDLEIITVHPETLADFVVTTDTICEGESIIFIDQSYGENLTWAWDFGIGTDNNQGPHNIQYNVAGTYTATLTVNGYCGPDVMTMDVVVLPIPVADFTANPLSICEGETVALTNNSTLGGTYTWTFQNGTPASSSVYAPAPVTFSSAGVQTISLTVDVLGCTDTDTETITVNEIPDPTFTLTPATGCSPLDVNFTYTGTALPGDVYNWDFGNGNNSVSPTPTSETYTTAVIDASYTVELIVTSSAGCVDSTELTVLVHPLPVADFTPLPDTACAGTPVGFLNNSTGANTYAWDLGDGNTSVTPSPSHTYSITGDIIIELIAYTPFGCTDTISHAIYIDSIPTANFLFDIVCKIDTTHFTDLSMGGVTDWLWDFGDGSPTSNFIDPTHFYGNDGAYNVSLTVTNPANCTNTLTQLVNVSAVPDANFTTGSTCLGTASSFTDLSTGITTSWQWDFGDGSAINTTQNPTHTYAAVGTYTVELIAMAGNGCSDTITMPITVTPVPTADFIFADTCINDETNFTDLSLGLPDTWSWNFGDGFTDNTNNPNPTHIYATAGTYNVTLTAGYAASGCTHSFTQAVIAFPRTTPAFTTNTPCLGLATNFTDLTTGTPDQWQWNLGDGSPIETSQNPVHTYLNPGTYNIELITENIYGCVDTLNSSVEVYPLPAGDFSSNVVCLNTLTAFTDMSVSAVSWQWDFGDGTPVVVGPNPFHMYTTAGTFTVELVVANIFGCTDTITHNVTVNPNPVSDFNATTACHTYPNIFTDNSTGAVVWTWDFGDASALDNNASPTHIYPNPGTYTVDLTVENIFGCTHTSSQNVSVLIQPQADFTYNNVCAGEPVQMTDISQNAPTTFQWDFGDGSPLDFSQNPTHIYDPGGTYTLTLIVGNPAGCMDTLITPVDVYTVPVPDFTADTACLYSITTFNDLTIDPTPIASWYYNFDDGNSSFSQNPTYIFQNGGVYNVTLLVTNIYGCDSSITHPVYVSDIPVADFIADTVCTGSPTTFTDVSTGFPDTWLWNFGDGTSSMTGPVTTHTYAAPGTYPVSLFVSAGGVCTDQTFEFVVVSNNVQAGILANDTVCDGSSFNFTDNSTISAGVIDTWFWDFGDGNTSTAEDVTYTYAAPGTYTVTHTVGSSTGCNSTATLTVVVLDMPVADFIEFSACQNGVTQFNDASVIANGTVNAWQWSFGDGTPISILQNPIHVYTNSGSFNVTLTVTSALNCSDSYTSPVIVYPAPVANFTAPVACPQDTIQYTDLSTISSGTITNWSWDFSDGTGSSQQNPQHGFLISSDSFYVELIVTSNFGCTDTVINLVQTHPFPDFNWTPDVTSGCQPLVVQFTDSTSVLNGSITNWEWSFGDSILSFAQNPIHIYSEPGQYYVSLWVTTSQGCDFNSYVDYPIIVYPKPEAEFSPYFTQVSILEPEVQFYDMSTGAMNWEWYFGDGGYSNDVNALHAFNDTGYFAVQQIVYSNFGCSDTAIHSVYVFGEFSFFIPNTFTPNGDTKNPTWRGYAWGAVSYDLMVFNRWGEMIFSTEDQTVEWDGTYNGVRVPDDVYVWKCIIVDSNLEEHEYYGHVTVLK is encoded by the coding sequence ATGAAAAAAACTGCATTATCGGTCATCACAAGTTTCATTTGTTTGCTCTTATTTGAACAAATAATGTATGCTGCGTGTCCTCAAGTGAACGCTTCATTCACCACATCGCAAACTAACATCTGTGGTCCCGGCGCACAAGTAATATCCTTTGTTAATACAAGTACTGGAGCAAATAACGCAACAGCTGATTATGAATGGTTTTTAAATGGCGTTTCATTTGATAATACAACAGGTTTAGCTGCACCGAGCACTTCAACCATTTCAGCCGTTGGCACCTATACGTTTATGCTTGTGGCATCTGATGCATCAGTGCCTTGCACCGATACCGCTACTGTTGTGGTGACAATTTATCCAACACCCAATGCCAATTTCACTTTCAATCCAAACAATGATTGTGGAGGTTTGCCTGTCACGTTTACCAATAGTTCAACCGGTACCACGGGGTCAACAACCTATCAGTGGAATTTTGGTGACGGTAACACAGCAACAACAACCAATGCTACTCACACCTACACAGCAGGTGGAACGTACAACGTTACACTTACACAAACCAACGGACCCGGCTGCACCAATACAGAAACACATGCTGTCACCAATCTCCCAATTCCGGCAGTTTCTATTTCAGGAGTTGATGCCGATGGAGATTTAACGAATTGTCTTTTACCGGCAGATCCATCTACTTCAGAAATAGTGACGTTTTCAAATTTCACAACCGGAGGCGTAAGTTACACTTGGGATTTTGGCGACGGTACACCACCTTTCACCACCGCATCTCTTGCTGATATTCCACACACCTATACCAGTTATGGAACCTACACAGTTACCATGACAGCTACGCATGCTAATGGGTGTACTTCCACGGCAACACTCACGGTTGTTTTTGAAAAATATGTATCTGCCGCCATGACACTGGATATAACTGAATATAGCGGATGCGCACCACATGACCTGAGCACCCTAACCAATCTATCAGTGAACGCCAATTCATACACCTGGAATTTTGGAGATGGCACTATCATTACGACAAACTCAGCCGTGCCACCAACACATTTTTACACCACGTCTGGTACATACACCATTTCACTCACTGCAATCAACAGTTGCAATATGGCAAACGCTACCATCAGCCCAATTGTTATTGTAGCCGGACCAAATGCAAATTTTTCTACCAGTCTTGGCGGATCTGCAGGTTGTGCACCACAAAATGTTACGTATGCAAACAGCTCAACCGGTACATCACCTGCAAATAATTATCAATGGAATATGGGTAATGGCAATACCTATACAAACATGATTAATCCTCCCGTGCAAACGTACACGAATAGTGGAGTTTACACCATCAGTTTGATTGCAGGTAATGCATGCGGAACAGATACTATTACAGCAAACATAACCATAGATACCATTCCGGTAGTTGACATAGTTTCAACCCCTGTTGATGGTTGTTCACCATTAGTAGTTTCAACAGTAAATAATTCATATGCGCCACCAATAAATTATGCTTGGTATGTAGATGGAGTTTATGTTGGCAATATGGCAAATTTACCTAATCAAATATTTACCAATACGGGCTCATTTAGTCCGGTTAATCATACCATTCAACTCAATGGCAGCAATCATTGCGGATCAGATGTTGATCTTGAAATTATTACCGTTCACCCTGAAACGCTGGCAGATTTTGTTGTGACAACAGATACAATTTGTGAAGGAGAATCAATTATTTTTATTGATCAATCGTATGGAGAAAATTTAACATGGGCATGGGATTTTGGTATCGGCACAGACAACAATCAGGGTCCGCACAACATTCAGTATAATGTAGCCGGTACCTATACAGCGACACTAACTGTCAATGGATATTGCGGACCGGATGTAATGACCATGGATGTTGTTGTGCTGCCAATTCCGGTTGCTGATTTTACGGCAAATCCATTAAGCATTTGTGAAGGAGAAACTGTTGCACTCACAAACAATTCAACATTGGGAGGAACATATACATGGACCTTTCAAAACGGAACGCCTGCAAGTTCATCAGTGTATGCACCTGCACCGGTAACATTTAGCAGCGCAGGCGTTCAAACTATAAGTCTCACTGTTGATGTGCTTGGTTGCACCGATACAGACACTGAAACAATTACCGTGAATGAAATTCCTGACCCGACATTTACACTCACACCTGCAACCGGATGTTCACCACTAGATGTGAATTTTACTTACACGGGTACCGCCCTACCAGGTGATGTTTACAACTGGGATTTTGGCAATGGAAATAATTCTGTCAGCCCTACCCCTACAAGTGAAACATATACAACCGCAGTAATTGATGCTTCATATACTGTTGAACTCATAGTAACAAGTTCTGCTGGATGCGTTGACAGTACTGAACTCACCGTATTAGTTCACCCTTTGCCGGTTGCAGATTTTACACCACTGCCTGACACTGCATGTGCCGGAACACCGGTAGGATTTTTAAATAATTCAACCGGAGCAAATACGTATGCATGGGATTTGGGAGACGGAAATACAAGTGTAACACCAAGCCCATCACACACCTATTCAATTACCGGAGACATCATAATTGAATTGATTGCATACACTCCATTCGGTTGCACTGACACAATTAGTCATGCAATCTATATTGATTCTATTCCAACAGCAAATTTTTTATTTGACATTGTTTGTAAAATTGACACAACACATTTTACTGATTTATCAATGGGTGGGGTAACTGATTGGTTGTGGGATTTTGGAGATGGTTCCCCTACAAGTAACTTTATTGATCCTACTCATTTTTATGGAAATGATGGCGCATACAATGTTAGTTTAACAGTTACCAATCCTGCTAATTGTACCAATACATTAACACAACTTGTTAACGTCAGTGCAGTGCCAGATGCAAACTTTACAACAGGCAGTACTTGCCTTGGTACAGCATCTTCTTTTACTGATTTGTCAACCGGAATAACAACATCATGGCAATGGGATTTTGGTGATGGATCTGCAATAAATACTACTCAAAATCCTACTCATACTTATGCCGCAGTTGGAACTTATACAGTTGAATTAATAGCCATGGCAGGGAATGGTTGTTCAGATACCATCACAATGCCTATCACAGTTACGCCGGTGCCCACAGCAGATTTTATTTTTGCGGATACCTGCATAAATGATGAAACTAATTTTACAGATTTATCTTTGGGTTTACCTGATACATGGTCATGGAATTTTGGAGATGGATTTACAGATAATACCAATAATCCAAATCCAACTCACATTTATGCAACCGCCGGTACTTACAATGTAACACTTACTGCAGGTTATGCGGCAAGCGGCTGCACTCACTCATTTACTCAAGCAGTTATTGCTTTTCCGCGCACCACGCCGGCATTTACAACTAATACCCCATGCTTGGGCTTGGCAACAAATTTTACAGATCTTACCACAGGAACACCTGACCAATGGCAATGGAATTTGGGAGATGGATCGCCCATTGAAACATCTCAAAATCCTGTTCACACCTATCTCAATCCGGGAACATACAACATTGAACTCATTACTGAAAATATTTATGGATGTGTTGATACACTCAATTCATCAGTTGAAGTTTATCCATTACCTGCTGGAGATTTTAGTTCAAATGTTGTTTGCCTAAATACTCTCACGGCATTCACTGATATGTCTGTTTCAGCCGTTTCATGGCAGTGGGATTTTGGTGATGGTACCCCTGTAGTTGTTGGCCCAAATCCGTTTCACATGTACACCACCGCAGGCACGTTTACGGTAGAATTAGTAGTTGCTAATATCTTTGGTTGCACAGATACTATCACACACAATGTCACAGTGAATCCAAATCCGGTTTCAGATTTTAATGCTACAACAGCATGTCATACTTATCCAAATATATTTACAGATAACTCAACCGGTGCCGTGGTATGGACATGGGATTTTGGTGATGCAAGTGCACTGGACAACAATGCTTCACCAACGCATATATATCCCAATCCGGGAACATACACAGTTGACCTTACGGTTGAAAATATTTTTGGATGCACGCACACAAGTTCACAAAATGTGAGTGTATTAATTCAACCACAAGCTGACTTTACTTATAATAATGTATGCGCCGGTGAACCTGTTCAAATGACAGATATTTCACAAAATGCGCCGACAACTTTTCAATGGGATTTTGGTGATGGATCTCCGCTAGATTTCAGTCAGAATCCTACTCACATTTATGATCCGGGCGGAACGTATACACTCACGCTCATTGTCGGAAATCCTGCGGGCTGCATGGACACCCTCATTACTCCGGTTGATGTTTATACTGTACCTGTACCTGACTTTACTGCAGACACCGCATGCCTCTACTCTATCACAACATTTAATGATCTGACAATTGACCCAACACCTATTGCAAGTTGGTATTATAATTTTGATGACGGGAATTCATCTTTCTCACAAAATCCAACCTATATTTTTCAAAATGGAGGCGTATACAATGTGACCTTACTTGTAACCAATATTTATGGTTGTGACAGTTCAATTACTCATCCGGTATATGTATCTGATATACCTGTAGCAGATTTTATTGCAGATACCGTTTGCACCGGAAGCCCGACAACATTTACAGATGTGTCAACAGGATTTCCGGATACCTGGTTATGGAATTTTGGTGACGGAACTTCATCTATGACCGGACCTGTAACAACGCATACTTATGCAGCACCGGGCACTTATCCGGTTTCACTTTTTGTTTCAGCAGGTGGTGTTTGCACTGATCAGACATTTGAATTTGTTGTTGTTAGCAACAACGTTCAAGCAGGCATATTAGCCAATGATACTGTCTGTGATGGATCAAGTTTTAACTTCACAGATAACTCTACTATTTCTGCCGGAGTAATTGATACTTGGTTCTGGGATTTTGGTGATGGAAATACCTCAACTGCTGAAGATGTAACATACACGTATGCTGCACCAGGAACATATACAGTAACACACACCGTTGGATCAAGTACAGGATGTAATAGCACAGCAACACTCACGGTAGTAGTACTGGATATGCCAGTTGCCGATTTTATAGAATTCTCAGCATGCCAGAATGGAGTTACACAGTTCAATGACGCTTCTGTTATAGCAAACGGGACAGTGAATGCATGGCAATGGAGTTTTGGTGACGGAACACCAATTTCAATACTTCAAAATCCAATTCACGTGTACACTAACTCGGGATCATTCAATGTTACATTAACAGTAACTTCAGCATTAAATTGCTCAGACTCTTATACCTCACCCGTGATTGTTTATCCGGCGCCGGTTGCAAATTTCACAGCACCTGTTGCATGTCCGCAAGATACCATTCAATACACTGATTTGTCAACTATCTCAAGCGGTACTATCACCAATTGGTCATGGGATTTTAGTGATGGAACCGGGTCATCACAACAAAATCCACAACATGGTTTTTTAATTTCAAGTGATAGCTTTTATGTTGAGTTGATTGTCACTTCAAATTTTGGGTGTACTGACACTGTGATTAATTTAGTGCAGACTCATCCTTTCCCTGATTTCAATTGGACACCGGATGTTACTTCAGGATGCCAGCCTTTGGTTGTTCAATTTACAGATTCAACCAGTGTATTGAATGGCTCTATTACAAATTGGGAATGGAGTTTTGGAGATAGTATTTTATCCTTTGCGCAAAATCCAATACACATTTACAGTGAACCGGGACAATATTATGTTTCACTTTGGGTAACTACTTCACAAGGATGTGATTTTAATTCATATGTAGATTATCCAATTATTGTGTATCCAAAACCTGAGGCAGAATTCAGTCCGTATTTTACACAAGTTTCTATTCTTGAACCGGAAGTACAATTTTATGATATGTCAACAGGAGCGATGAACTGGGAATGGTATTTTGGAGATGGCGGATACAGCAATGATGTAAATGCATTGCATGCGTTTAATGATACCGGATATTTTGCCGTGCAACAAATTGTGTACAGTAATTTTGGATGTTCAGATACGGCAATTCATTCAGTATATGTATTTGGTGAATTTTCATTTTTTATTCCCAACACATTCACCCCAAATGGTGATACAAAAAACCCAACTTGGCGCGGGTATGCATGGGGTGCAGTTTCTTATGATTTGATGGTATTTAACCGCTGGGGAGAAATGATTTTCTCAACCGAAGATCAAACTGTTGAATGGGATGGAACCTACAACGGCGTTCGTGTTCCGGATGATGTATACGTATGGAAATGCATCATTGTAGATTCAAATTTAGAAGAGCATGAATATTATGGACATGTAACTGTTCTGAAATAA
- a CDS encoding translation initiation factor IF-3 gives MAYETQRRPEGGRRFFNRQKEEAHRINERITSPEVRVVWDGGADVMSIRDALKKAQESELDLVEISPNAVPPVCKIIDYKKFLYEQKKKQKEIKAKQAQVVVKEIRFGPNTEDHDFNFKLNHAKAFLKEGSKVKAYVFFKGRAIVFKERGEILLLRFAQELEEYGVVEQLPKLDGKKMIMMINPKKK, from the coding sequence ATAGCTTACGAAACACAAAGAAGACCGGAAGGAGGCAGAAGATTCTTCAATAGACAAAAAGAAGAAGCACACCGGATCAATGAACGTATAACGTCGCCTGAAGTGCGCGTAGTGTGGGATGGTGGAGCTGACGTCATGTCAATCCGCGATGCACTTAAAAAAGCGCAAGAATCAGAACTTGATCTGGTTGAAATTTCACCTAATGCGGTGCCGCCGGTCTGTAAAATCATAGACTATAAAAAGTTCCTCTATGAACAGAAGAAAAAACAAAAGGAAATTAAAGCTAAACAAGCGCAGGTTGTTGTAAAAGAAATTCGTTTCGGTCCTAATACCGAAGATCACGATTTCAACTTTAAACTCAATCACGCCAAAGCATTTTTGAAAGAAGGCTCCAAAGTAAAAGCGTATGTGTTTTTTAAAGGAAGAGCCATTGTGTTCAAAGAGCGTGGGGAAATTTTATTGCTGAGATTTGCGCAAGAACTTGAAGAGTATGGAGTGGTTGAACAATTGCCAAAACTTGACGGTAAAAAAATGATCATGATGATCAACCCGAAGAAAAAGTAA
- the rpmI gene encoding 50S ribosomal protein L35, with translation MPKMKTKSSAKKRFTVTGSGKIKRKHAFKRHILTKKSTKRKARLTKDGLVHKADVKSVKAQLLM, from the coding sequence ATGCCAAAGATGAAAACAAAATCCAGTGCCAAGAAGAGATTCACGGTTACCGGAAGTGGCAAAATCAAAAGAAAGCACGCTTTCAAACGCCACATTTTGACTAAAAAGTCAACGAAAAGAAAAGCACGCCTCACTAAAGACGGTTTGGTTCACAAAGCCGACGTTAAAAGTGTAAAGGCACAATTGCTTATGTAA
- a CDS encoding ComEC family competence protein, whose translation MNTRTPVILFILVGLISGILLGYYVDFTCSVLFCFGAVVCTLFAYWYSAKIMSKIQAGFLPLAFFSVVLIGIQLNQYHDSRNRSSYYTNFCLDSQLEISQLRVSSAPVISEKWIKCDAQVQVINENLATGNIKLYIERDSLSENLQYGDEIFCQHKFLDVQNPKNPDEFNYSNYLSHEDIYAQSFLFSGSWKKTGNSANYLLNTIYEIRSWCSDQFDKSSLSDENKAVAKALILGDKETISDELMLSYGAAGALHVLAVSGLHVGIVMLMLSFVLKPLRSLRKGRFMFLLFALTGIWFYATLTGLSPSVLRAAVMFSFVLIGKEMQKDTSVYQSLMASAVLIIFFDPHVIFNLGFLLSYLAVIGIVFFYPKIYSLLVTENIVLRKTWQITAVSIAAQLSTFPLSIYCFHQFPNYFLLANLVVIPISFLALTGGILFLVTSTIPLISTLIAWILNLLLIILNEGVRLIENLPGAITSGLSITQAEMFLLYFFLFFISWAIIQKSKKILLLSVAAFTVFILSISIQSYNKSEKREIVFYSIKHSFVADIFQNGEICSLLFDGQVPLQSQLSYHVYPHRIKKSNQTNEDRTFYLTEQNPSVRINGQKLLFINQEIHDRIWLEQFQNFDVLYLDQISYIHKEILEHAQKNNKPVIGGPSLSGKFEKFILNSFPELLYYPLKSQGALVMNF comes from the coding sequence GTGAACACGCGTACACCGGTTATTCTATTCATACTGGTGGGTCTGATTTCCGGTATTTTACTAGGTTATTATGTTGATTTTACTTGTTCTGTTCTATTCTGTTTTGGCGCAGTAGTTTGTACACTTTTTGCGTATTGGTACAGCGCAAAAATAATGAGTAAAATTCAAGCCGGATTTTTACCACTTGCATTCTTTTCTGTCGTACTGATTGGCATACAACTCAATCAATATCATGACAGCCGGAATCGTTCATCGTACTATACAAATTTCTGCCTTGACAGCCAACTTGAAATTTCACAACTGCGAGTTAGTTCAGCGCCGGTAATTTCAGAAAAATGGATTAAATGCGATGCACAGGTTCAGGTAATCAATGAAAACCTAGCAACTGGTAATATCAAACTTTACATAGAACGAGATTCATTGTCAGAAAATCTTCAATATGGTGATGAGATTTTTTGTCAGCATAAATTTCTTGATGTTCAGAATCCAAAAAATCCTGATGAATTTAACTACTCCAATTATCTAAGTCATGAAGATATTTATGCGCAAAGTTTTTTGTTTTCGGGTTCATGGAAAAAAACCGGAAACAGCGCAAACTATTTGCTGAATACTATCTATGAAATCAGATCATGGTGTAGTGATCAATTTGATAAATCAAGCCTGAGTGATGAGAATAAGGCAGTAGCAAAAGCATTGATTCTTGGTGATAAAGAAACAATTTCTGACGAATTAATGCTGAGTTATGGAGCAGCAGGCGCACTGCATGTACTTGCAGTTTCCGGCTTGCATGTAGGAATTGTTATGTTGATGCTAAGTTTTGTATTAAAACCGCTTCGCTCCTTGAGAAAAGGTAGGTTCATGTTTCTGCTTTTTGCTTTAACCGGAATTTGGTTCTACGCCACGCTCACCGGATTATCTCCATCTGTGCTAAGAGCTGCTGTAATGTTTTCATTTGTGCTCATTGGTAAAGAAATGCAAAAGGATACATCGGTATACCAATCGTTGATGGCTTCAGCTGTACTAATTATTTTTTTTGATCCGCATGTGATTTTTAATCTTGGATTTCTGCTAAGCTATCTTGCCGTTATTGGTATTGTATTTTTTTATCCAAAAATTTATTCCTTGTTGGTGACTGAAAATATTGTACTCAGAAAAACATGGCAAATCACTGCTGTTTCTATTGCTGCTCAACTGTCAACATTTCCTTTGAGTATTTATTGTTTTCATCAATTTCCTAATTATTTTCTTCTGGCAAATCTGGTGGTAATTCCAATTTCTTTTCTGGCACTCACCGGAGGAATTTTGTTTTTAGTTACAAGCACTATTCCGCTAATCTCAACACTTATTGCATGGATATTGAACTTGCTATTGATCATTTTAAATGAAGGTGTGAGATTAATTGAAAATTTACCTGGAGCTATCACAAGTGGATTAAGCATCACCCAGGCTGAGATGTTCTTACTCTATTTCTTTTTATTTTTTATCAGCTGGGCAATCATTCAAAAATCAAAAAAAATTCTGTTGCTCTCAGTGGCAGCGTTCACCGTATTTATTCTCTCAATCAGTATTCAATCCTATAATAAAAGTGAAAAAAGAGAAATTGTTTTCTACTCAATCAAGCATTCATTTGTAGCAGATATTTTTCAAAACGGCGAAATATGTTCACTTTTATTTGACGGGCAAGTTCCTTTACAAAGTCAGCTTTCATATCATGTTTATCCGCACCGCATTAAAAAATCAAATCAAACTAATGAAGACCGCACTTTTTATTTGACAGAACAAAATCCGTCAGTCAGAATAAATGGTCAAAAACTTTTATTCATAAATCAAGAAATTCATGACCGAATATGGCTTGAGCAGTTTCAAAATTTTGATGTCCTTTATTTAGATCAGATTTCATATATACACAAAGAAATTCTTGAACACGCACAAAAAAATAATAAACCCGTAATTGGCGGACCCTCGTTGTCTGGTAAGTTTGAAAAATTTATACTGAATTCATTTCCTGAACTCCTTTATTATCCGTTGAAATCACAAGGGGCCTTGGTTATGAATTTCTGA